Within Brachyhypopomus gauderio isolate BG-103 unplaced genomic scaffold, BGAUD_0.2 sc139, whole genome shotgun sequence, the genomic segment TCTATGTAGTTGTCCCTAGCCTCCAGCCCTCCACTGTCTGATTTTATTTTCATTGTGTGGTCTGATTGATTGTTGTCTGATCTTTCAGTGTGTTGTCTGATTAAGTACTCCACGTCTTTCTTGTTGACGTCttttcatccccccccccccccccccgtcgccaTAGCAATCCAGCTGTGTGCACTATTGGTTACTGTGACGTCATCGTACCCGGCGTCTCCGCAGCCCCTGATCCTACTGAGCTCCTCAACATTGCGGCACCCCTACAGACAGACTCGCATCTCTGTGTGCTTGCAAGGATCCTGCTTTAGGCGCCATGTCCTCGGGGGCAGAGTGTGCGTGCCCATCAGCCGTGCACTGCCCTCTATCTGAACTCCTGTCTCGGCTGTGAGATTGCCCCGAGCTCTCTGCTGTGATCTGGGAGTTGTTGATTGCAGTGTTGTCTGTCTCTGCATCTCGAACAGCAGAGCGTGTACCGATCCGTACGCCTTGTAGGCAGTTCTTTTTGGCTAGATTGTCAGGCTATACTGATCCGCGTATTCTGTGGTTTCTTTACAATGTTTTGTTCCCCGTGGTTACACAAGGATAAGTCTTTTGCCCTTGTCTCTAAACCCTTGTTGATGCTTTCTGTGCTTTCTTTTTGGCAAAACTGGTAACTTTGCTTGCTTCCAGTTGCTCTGAAGGAGCAGTTGCTCACTCTGAAGGAGTGCCAGACATTCGGTGACTCTGGAGTGGGTATGTACCGGAAGAGCATCCACAGGGACAGAGGCGACTAATTGGTCGGCTATCGCTTCAGCTGACGGCTCTGCAGTGTGAGGGGACCCACTGTAGTTCCTCACGTCCATTCCAGTACATCCATGGTGTCCAAGGAGCTGCTCCTGGATCCAAGTGGCTTATGGGccgcagagtgtgtgtggagctggtgCTGGGTGTCATTTGGGTCTTCCCATGGTTTGGGCAAACTCTGCTTCTGGGAAGCCATGCTGCTGTGCTGCCAATGCTATGTCGTCTGCATAACGGAACCTGCTGTGTCCTCCTGGTCAGGGCTGATCGTTGGTGtatagcaggggtactcaactggcggaccgcggtccggatccggacccaaacgcagtcctgtccggacccaatctcattcctgattaactggatacggactaaaacaaaaccgtagcatttatttcagggctattgaaaaaacactccgtcacgagtgttacgtttgccacccccgctcaacaacttacgttcgccaccccccgctcaacaacaagcctgcctggttgacgcttcgcgagcggcgcgagggtccgcgcggcgaaaatgacgtaatcgctgtggctccgcgtgtgcgcgagtgcctcgcgcgctgtcggttcgcgaggtcgtgcacctctcgaattttgtaacttcgcgccgcgcttcagcgcaagtcacgttttcagggttcatacacctttataaggtggaattcaagcacttgtacgccactttcaaggttcatttcaatatttcccagcatgttaaacataattaagttaaaaaaACGCcaaatcttcacgtcttcacgttctctcatgtttcgtcctggaattacaagaggctcgtaggcctatttgttaacctaatgcaagagaactattcagtcagacagatattggttgtgaaaccaagtagttacaatttcaagcattttaaagtactttaacctaaattccagcacttttcaaacctgaaacatatagcaacataaaaattggtcaggtaaatgttcattttcctgttttgaggggtgtttctaccacatatcgtttagGACaaaacgctcgcgaaagtataaacgcctccaccgttcgcgcaccgtagcccccccccccccccctcaacaacttacgttcgccacccccgccgcaccggacctcaggtcacaggtatctgccaaaactggaccgcggacaaatttagttgagtacgcctggtgtATAGGCTACATTAAAGAGTAAAGGTGCCATCACACTGCGCGGTGGCACCCCATCACTGATGGAACCATCTGCTTTGCTTCTTATTCAGTGTGATGTAGAACATACGGATGCTAAGTAAGCGTCCAATTACACGGCACAGTTTAGTGTCAGTTTAGCGTCACCTGTCATAGTGTTTTGATCAGCAGCCCGTGTTGTACAGTGTCATAGGTGGCTGTCAGTTTGACAAAACCAGTGGTGCTCCTCTTCAGCACCTGTTGCTTGTGGTGTACCACAGGGATCTATTCTGGGACCTatcattttttctttatatatgctCCCTCTTGGGTCTATCTTTTGAATGGataatagggttagggttagggtcattgCTATGCAGTGTgtcattgctatgcagatgacacacagATATATCTTCCACTAAACCCACACAAAAATGGCTCTTTTCACCTCATGTTGGATTGTTTGAGGGATGTTGAGTGCTAGAtgtcagtgttaattttgacagcaatttctgatttagttttagtcttagacTTTTTGACTAAAATATCATTtggttttagtcataatttagtcatttgtttttagtcttagtctagttttagtcgactaattatcattagaatttagtcaactaattatcaaaagtcaaaatttagttgactaaaatataaatggtgtaatagtcattatatacacttgcacaacatgaaacatttattatcCATTTACAgattattattgtttgtatgtgcaatatatacaaaaacaacttttttgacctgaacttagttattgagcataacaataacaaaacattgatgaccagtaggcccgctctgaaaacatatggagtttgttatgaacaatgcatattacattctatataaaactgggtgccataaaaacaatgccatagcccgcagatgttaGAGATGCACCGATCCAGCTTTTTTAGtcccgataccgataccgatatAATGGCTTTAAGTATCGGTCAATACCCGATATCAACCGATACCAAATTTTACATTACTTTCTTAAATGAATATGAACACATCAAACTAATATGAATAtgatatattatttattattaaagcCATGCAACAGCATAAACATTCTGTTCAAATATAAAAATCTTAATTAGTCAAAATTTTGTcagaaaatacaaaaatataccAGCTGCACCAAGTGCAGATAAACTATTGATAAACTATTAATCCACAGATAAAGTACTGTAAACAGATATTGCACTGTAATATAACACAGAGCAGCATTTGGTTGAGGATATATTGATAACTTAAATATTCctataaatacacaccaaaCCTCCAAATAGTGTAAACAGGTAATAGTGCAATATAACACAGAGCAGCATTAGATGAGGTAACTTAAATATTCCTAAAAACACAATCAAATCTTCAGGTAGTAGTGCAATATAAGAAGAAGCAGATCCAAAAAATAAAGTAACATGGAGTGAGGATCTATTGGAAACTTAAATATTCATAGCAAACATACTTTCAAATACCGTAAACTATTTAACGCAGTAACATATACCAAATAGTTCTAGCCCCTCACTCAAGCCCTTGGAGCAGGTTCTTGCTCAAGAAAGCAAGCATCTCTACTCTGTCTGCAGTTAATCTATTTCTCTTCTCATCCATGATGTTTGAGACTGTGCTAAATAGTCTCTCGCTTTCAACACTGGTGCATGGGGCACACAAGTATTTTGTGGCAACAGCAGCAAGGGCAGGGAACCTCTGTCTGTTGACTCCCCAGTATTGGTATGGGTCATCTGATGCAGGAACGGTTTTCTCTGAGTAATAGGTCTGCACTTGGACAGCGATGCTAGAAGTGCTTGCTGCACCAGGTTCCTCACACTCCACAAGAATTTGCTCAAACTCTTGCATAAAGCTGCTTTTACTTGAaggtgctgctgctgctgctggtggtgccAGTGTTGTTGTTGCTGCCTCCACATGAGGCACTTTTTCAGGTGGCTCTGCCTCATCTGTTGCATCAGATGTGGTGCTTCTCAGTTCTTCTTCCTCCAACTCTTTGATTAATGCATCTTTAGCTTTCTTTGCAAAATCAGCCCCTGTAAAATATCTGAAACAAAAAACTGAATAGGTTATTATGCATTTGCAATgcaatgcatttttatgcattgtggcaaaaataattaaaacaacTATCATTTTGTTTACTCTGGTAGTTTAGAGTAAGAATGTACCTTTATCTGTGCATTCCTTATATTAATACtaatttaatttttaatttacATCACATGAACAGTTATCATACCTGTCTTTGTATCGTGGGTCCAGCAAGGTGGCAAGGGCATAGAGGGGCTCATCTTCCACAGCACTGAAGCGGTTGTTCACAGCTTGTAGCAGGGTTGTTTTCATAGTTTTGATCCCAGAGTCACAATCACTTTCTTTACCCAAAATACGCTTGAGAACAGTGACAGCTGGAATTACATCAGCAGCAGAAGCTGTGGATGAACTCACTTTCCTTGTCAGTTCTTCAAATGGAGCCAGGACAATCATTGCTCTCTCCAGCAAGGCCCACTGAAGGGAAGTCAATGTTGCAGGCAGGTCATGATCTGCAACATAGGCACTCAGAGCTCTCTTTTGCTCCAGAAGGCTTTGCATCATATAGTAAGTGCTGTTCCATCTGGTTTTTATATCTTGCTGAAGACGTTTTGGCTGCATTTGCATTTCAATCTGGATGTCGTGTAGCCGTGAATATGACAACTGAGAATGTTTGAAATGCCCAATAATCTGCCTGCACTTTGTCAGCGCATCATTTAGGCTCCTTTGAGACAGCAAACCCTCGTTGACAATTAGCTGTAATGTGTGCGCAAAGCAGCCCAAGTTGCACACTTTCATACTGCCCATCGCCTTCTTCATGTTTGCAGCGTTGTCGCTCAACATTACATGCACTTTATCGAACGGGATTTCCCACTCATCGATCATGGTTGTCAGCGCTGTCGCAATAGCGTCACTTGTGTGTGAGCCGCGGAAGTTTTTTGCTCCGAGCATTGCACTGCGGTGCTCACAGGTGGGGTTGAGCCAGTGCACTGTGAGGCTTAGCAGAGACATGGGGCTCACATCAGATGTCCAAATATCTGTTGTAAAGCTGAGAACTTTTGCACATTTTAGCTCACCTGATATTTGCTTGCGGACTTTACTGTAGAGCTCGGGCAACGCTGTTTCCGAAACATATTTTCTTGACGGCACAATGTATCTTGGTTCCAAGTAGTCCATTAGACGACGAAATCCTACATTTTCCACTATATTCAGTGGTTGTAGTCCTAAAACAATAAACTCCATCACCCTCGCAGTAATTTTCTGGGCTCTTATGCTGTTTGTTGGGAGTTTTTCCTGTCTTAGAAGAGTGTCCGCCAAAGTTGCCTGTTTAGTTGTACTTTTTCCTTTCGAGTTGGTTAGTTGGACAAACTCTGCGTGCTCTTTAGCGTGGTGCTTTTGTAGGTGCCTGATAAGGTTAGTAGTATTGTACCTCGTAACGTTATCACCGCCCCTCGACACTTGTCTTTTGCATATGTTACACAAAGCTGTTGGACTTGTTGGTGAGGCGAGTGTGAAAAACCTCCACACGGCTGATTCTTTGGATCGCTCCATTGTTGCTACTCGTGTTTAACCATGCGGGAGCCGTGAAGCATTACGCACGAGACGTCATGACGCACGAGACACGTCATGACGCTCTGCGTCAGTGGCACTCAGTAAATGCATACAATGGCAGGAATAAATGGAGCAAAAGATCGGTCATTTGGATCGGCTTCTTTTCACGTTTTCCTATCCAGAAAATTTTTCTGGATCGGACCCGATATCCGATACCAATATCggatcggtgcatccctagcagatgtcatttcatttgtcgtatttttcccaaCATCattgtcccacatggtttacacaccgtcgtctttttctcaaagtcaaaggagaaatgtgtccatatatcgcctcttatatttctccctgctgacatgatcgagttaacttcgagttgaatttcatgagtaaCCACAAATCACAGGC encodes:
- the LOC143500264 gene encoding zinc finger BED domain-containing protein 4-like; protein product: MERSKESAVWRFFTLASPTSPTALCNICKRQVSRGGDNVTRYNTTNLIRHLQKHHAKEHAEFVQLTNSKGKSTTKQATLADTLLRQEKLPTNSIRAQKITARVMEFIVLGLQPLNIVENVGFRRLMDYLEPRYIVPSRKYVSETALPELYSKVRKQISGELKCAKVLSFTTDIWTSDVSPMSLLSLTVHWLNPTCEHRSAMLGAKNFRGSHTSDAIATALTTMIDEWEIPFDKVHVMLSDNAANMKKAMGSMKVCNLGCFAHTLQLIVNEGLLSQRSLNDALTKCRQIIGHFKHSQLSYSRLHDIQIEMQMQPKRLQQDIKTRWNSTYYMMQSLLEQKRALSAYVADHDLPATLTSLQWALLERAMIVLAPFEELTRKVSSSTASAADVIPAVTVLKRILGKESDCDSGIKTMKTTLLQAVNNRFSAVEDEPLYALATLLDPRYKDRYFTGADFAKKAKDALIKELEEEELRSTTSDATDEAEPPEKVPHVEAATTTLAPPAAAAAPSSKSSFMQEFEQILVECEEPGAASTSSIAVQVQTYYSEKTVPASDDPYQYWGVNRQRFPALAAVATKYLCAPCTSVESERLFSTVSNIMDEKRNRLTADRVEMLAFLSKNLLQGLE